In Pseudomonadales bacterium, the sequence AATTCGGCGATTTCACTGCCCTCGACAATGTCACGTTGGAGTTCCCCAGTGGCGAATTGGTTGCACTGCTGGGCCCTTCCGGCTGTGGCAAGACCACCTTGCTGCGCATCATTGCCGGGCTGGAAAGCCCCGATTCGGGCAGTGTTGCGTTCTTTGGCGAAGAGACCACCCAGTTGCATGTGCGCGAACGTCATGTCGGTTTCGTGTTTCAGCACTATGCGCTGTTCCGACACATGACGGTCTTCGACAATGTGGCATTCGGTCTCAGTGTGCGTCCCAAAAAACATCGGCCGGACAAAGCCACCATTGTCAGACGGGTGCATGAGTTGCTCGAACTGGTCCAGCTCGACTGGCTGGCCGACCGCTATCCCCACCAACTGTCGGGCGGACAGCGCCAGCGCATTGCCCTGGCCCGCGCACTGGCGGTCGAGCCGAGGGTGCTCTTGCTGGATGAGCCCTTTGGCGCCCTGGATGCCAAGGTCCGCAAGGATCTGCGGCGCTGGCTGCGCACACTGCATGATGAGCTGCACATCACTTCGATTTTCGTCACCCATGACCAGGAAGAGGCGATGGAGGTGGCCGATCGGATCGTCGTGCTCAACAAGGGGCGCATCGAACAGACCGGCACACCGGACGAGATCTACAACGATCCGGCCACGCCATTCGTGTATGACTTCATTGGCCATGTGAATCTGTTCCACAGCCGTGTCGACCATGGCTGGGCGCACATTGGCGATTACAGAGTGGCGGCACCCGAGCATCACGACATTCGCGATCAGGCGGCGGTGGCCTATGTGCGGCCGCATGACATCGAACTCAGCGAACAGCCAAGCGAGGGCGCCATGGCGGCGCGGATCGTCCATGTCAGCACGGCCGGTTCGGTGCTGCGCATCGAATTGCAATCGCAGCACAACAGTGATCTGCTGCATGTTGAACTGCCGCGGGCCCAGCAGCGTTCGCTCAATCTGACCGTTGGCGCCCAAGTGTTTGCGCGCCCGACCAGTTCGAAAGTCTTCTTGCAGGGGTGATAGAACTTTGCTATCGACCGCATCCAAAAAATCAATTGGAACCACGGAAAGAGCTTGAGTAGATTGGCAACTCTCATAGCCAAAGACCCAGGAGCACGCCATGTCCAACGAGCCCAAATGCCCCTTCCACGGCAGCCGCACCACCGCGGCTGCGCAGTCCAACAGCAACTGGTGGCCGAAGCGGCTGAACCTGAAGATTCTCAGCCAGCACTCGGCCAAGTCCGACCCGATGGACGCCGGCTTCGACTACGCCGCCGAGTTCGAGAAGCTCGATTACGCGGCGCTGAAGGCCGATCTGAAGGCCCTGATGACCGACTCGCAGGACTGGTGGCCGGCCGACTGGGGCCACTACGGCGGCCTGTTCATCCGCATGGCCTGGCACAGCGCCGGCACCTACCGCATCGCCGACGGTCGCGGCGGCGCCGGCACCGGTAACCAGCGTTTCGCGCCGCTGAACAGCTGGCCGGACAACGGCAACCTCGACAAGGCGCGCCGGCTGCTGTGGCCGATCAAGCGCAAATACGGCAAGCGCATCTCCTGGGCCGACCTGATGATCCTGGCCGGCAACGTGGCGCTGGAGTCGATGGGCTTCAAGACCTTCGGTTTCGGCGGCGGCCGCGAGGACATCTGGGAACCCGAGGAGGACGTCTACTGGGGCGCCGAGGCCGAGTGGCTGGCCACCTCGGACAAACCGAACAGCCGCTATTCGGGCAATCGCGAGCTGGAAAACCCGCTCGCGGCGGTGCAGATGGGCCTGATCTACGTGAATCCGGAAGGCCCGGACGGCAACCCCGACCCGGTGGCCTCCGGCCGCGACGTGCGCGAGACCTTCGCCCGCATGGCGATGAACGACGAGGAGACCGTGGCGCTGGTGGCCGGCGGCCACACCTTCGGCAAGGCGCACGGCGCCGGTGATCCGAAGCTCGTCGGCGCCGAACCCGAAGGCGCGGCGATCGAAGAAATGGGCCTCGGCTGGAAAAACGCCTTTGGCACCGGCAAGGGCGCCGACACCACCACCAGCGGCATCGAGGGCGCCTGGAAGCCGAACCCGACGCGCTGGGACAACGGCTACTTCGACATGCTGTTCGGATACGAGTGGGAACTGACCAAGAGCCCGGCCGGTGCGCACCAGTGGACGCCGAAAAACTGCAAACCCGAGCACCTGATCCCGGACGCGCACGACCCGTCCAAGAAGCACCCGCCGATGATGACCACGGCGGATCTCTCCCTGCGCTTCGATCCGATCTACGAGCCAATCGCGCGCCGCTTCTGGCAGAACCCGGACCAGTTCGCCGACGCCTTCGCCCGCGCCTGGTTCAAGCTGACGCACCGCGACATGGGGCCGCGCGGGCGTTATCTCGGCCCCGAGGTGCCGAGCGAGGTGCTGATCTGGCAGGACCCGGTGCCGGCCGGTCGGCGCGACTACGACGTGGCGGCGGTGAAGGCCAAAATTGCCGCCAGCGGCCTTGGCGTGAGCGATCTGGTCGCCACTGCCTGGGACAGCGCGCGCACCTTCCGCGGTTCGGACAAGCGCGGCGGCGCCAACGGCGCGCGCATTCGCCTCGCGCCGCAGAAGGACTGGGAAGCCAACGAGCCGGCGCGGCTGGCCCGCGTGCTGGGCGTGCTCGAAGGTATTGCCGCCGCGACCGGCGCCAGCGTGGCGGACGTGATCGTGCTCGGTGGCAACGTCGGCATCGAGCAGGCGGCCAAGGCGGCCGGGTCCGACATCACGGTGCCGTTCGCGCCCGGTCGCGGCGACGCGACGGCCGAGCAGACGGATGTGGAGTCCTTCGCCGTGCTGGAGCCGGCCGCGGACGGCTTCCGCAATTACATGAAAGCAGGCGTCACAAGCCCGGCCGAGGAGCTGCTGCTCGACCGCGCGCAGTTGCTCACGCTCACTGCGCCGGAGATGACCGTGCTGGTCGGCGGCCTGCGCGCGCTCGGCGCCGTGCACGGTGGCTCGCGGCACGGTGTTCTCACCACCCGCCCCGGCGTGTTGACGAACGACTTCTTCGTCAACCTGCTCGACATGGGCGTGGAGTGGAAGGCGGCCGGCGCGGGGCTCTACGAGGCGCATGATCGAGCCACCGGCGCCGTCAAGTGGACCGGCACGCGGGCGGATCTGGTGTTCGGCTCGAACGCCGAGCTGCGCGCAATCGCCGAGGTCTACGCCAGCGACGACGCGGCCGGGAAGTTCGTCCGCGACTTCGTCGCCGCCTGGGTCAAGGTGATGAATGCCGACCGGTTCGATCTGGGCTGATCGTCACGCCATCCAACCGGCGGCAGCGGGTACTGATTGGGTCGCCCGCTGCCGCCGCGTGGTGATGGAGGGCAATCTTACTGGGCGGTGTAGCCGCCATCGATCACCAGTTCGGAGCCGGTGACGAAGGCCGACTCATCCGAGGCGAGGAAGAGCACGCCATTGGCGATGTCCTGCGGCACCCCGAGCCGGCCGATCGGGTGCAGTGCAATCAGGTTCTGCCGGGCGGCCTCGGCCTGCGGCCCCTGCATGATGCGCTGGATCATCGGCGTGTCGATGAAGCCCGGATGGACCGAATTGACGCGGATGCCATATCCCGCCTTGGCACAGTAGAGCGCCGCCGATTTTGTCAGCAGCCGCACCCCGCCCTTGCTGGCATTGTAGGCGCCACTGCCGGGTGAGCCGATCAGCCCCATGATCGAGGAGATATTGATGATCGAGCCGCCCCCGCTCTGCTTCAGCGCACGGATGCCATGCTTGACGCCGAGAAAGACCCCGTCGAGGTTGATGCTCATCAGATGGCGCCAGTCGGCCAGGCTGCCTTCTTCGGCATCGACGCTGGCGGCAATGCCGGCGTTGTTGACCAGGATGCTGAGCCGGCCGAACTGATTCAGCGTCTGTCCCATCACCTCCTGCCAGCTCGACTCGTCGGCCACATCGTGCGGCAGGGCAATGGCGCGGCCACCCTGCGCACGAATCTCGGCCGCGACCGCCTCGGCGCCGGCGATGTTGAGGTCGGTGACGGCAACGGCGGCGCCTTCGCGCGCCATGGTCAGGGATTGGGCCCGCCCCAGGCCCGAGGCCCCGCCGGTCACCAGTGCGAACTTGTCTGCGAGTCGCGTCATGGCTGAATGCTCCTTGTTGTGGTTATTGTCGAGGTCCGGAACTCAGCAATTCCAGGTTCCGTCTGCTGCATCCTACCCAAAACCATGCCAGGCTCGAAACAGCGCATCGATTGCGTTTTGCCGGCGCGGCTGCTTCCATACGGGTGCGGGCCGGGCAGTTCGCCGCACGATGACAGCCATGACAATAACAGGAGCCTCTATATGGAAGTCTGGAAAATCGGCGCGGCAACCATCACCCGGGTGGTCGATCTGGTCAGCCGCATTCCGGCCACCGCGCTGGTGCCCGATGCCACGCTGGAGAATCTGGCGCCACTGATGCACTGGCTCAAGCCGCACTTTCTCAACGATGACGGCACCTTTGCGCTCAGCATCCACACCTTTCTGATCGAGTCGTGCGGTGCCCGCATTCTGGTCGACACCTGCATAGGCAACCACAAACCGCGTGGATTGCCGGACTGGAACATGCGCGAGGGGCGATATCTCGAAGAGCTGGCCAGCCTCGGCGCGCCGCGCGAGTCGATCGACCGGGTGCTCTGCACCCACCTGCATGTCGACCATGTCGGCTGGAACACCATGAAGTCAGGAACGCAGTGGTTGCCCACCTTTCCCAATGCCCGCTATCTGATCGGCGAGGCGGAGTGGGGCTACTGGCAAAACGAAGAGGATCCCTTCGGCAAGGAGGCCCGTGCCGACTCCATCCTGCCGATCTTCGCTGCCGGCCTGGTCGATCTGGTCGATGCCAATCACCGCATCAACGACGAGGTCTGCCTGATTCCCACCCCGGGTCACACGCCGGGCCATGTCAGTGTCATGGTCACGTCACAGGGTGCACGGGCGGTCATCACCGGCGACATGCTGCACCATCCGCTGCAGGTGGCACGACCGCAGTGGCGTGACATCGCCGATGTCGACCCCGATCAGGCGCGAGCGACCCGCCATGAGTTTCTCAACCGCTTCAGCGATGGCGCCACCCTGGTGCTGGGCACCCACTTCGCCACGCCGACCGCCGGGCGCATCGTGCGCGATGGCGACAGCTACCGCTTCGAGGTGTGACCCCACAGCAAGTGGTTGATCTGCATCAGCCGTGCAACGTTCGCGCAACGTATCATTTAACATGAGCGACGAGGCGATGGCACCCAGACATCGCCATTGCCACTGCCCGGCTGATGGGGCATCAACATGAGATTGAGGAGCGAATCGATGGAGCTGGCCTTTCACACCACCGATGTCTTTACCAACCACCCCTTTGGCGGCGCCCAGGTGGCGGTCTTTCCGGTTGCGGATGGTCTGGAACCTGAGCAGATGCAGCAGATCGCCAGTGAGATGAACCTGTCGGAAACGCTGTTCGTGCTCTCGACCGACACCCCCCAGCAGCGGCGGGTGCGCATTTTCACACCGGACCGTGAGGTCGATTTCGCCGGCCACACGGTGCTGGCCGCTGGCCATGTGCTGGGCTCCATCGGCGCCATCCCGTTGCAGGAGGGCGACACCCGGCTCGATCTGCTACACAACTTCGGTCCGGTGGAGGTGCACCTCACCGTCAGTCAGAGCCAGCCCAACTTCGTGCAGTTCACCCATACGGTGCATCCGGTGGTCGACCGCTTCGTTCCGACCGATGAAGAGCTGGCGGCGATCCTCTCGCTCGAGCGCCGCGCCATCGGCTTGGACAAGTTCCGGCCGCTGCTGGTCTCCTGTGACCATCCCTATCTGATCGTGCCGCTGCGCTCACTGGATGCACTGCAGCAGGCCCGCTTCAACCACGGCGCCTGGGCCGAATCGCTCGCCCCCTCGATGCTGGCCCAGCAGATCCTGCTGTTCTGCCGCCAGACCGAAAGCAGCGAGGCCAACTTCCATGCCCGGCTGGTGGGACCGCAGGTCGGCCCCCACGACGACCCGCCGGTCGGGGCGGCACTGCCCGCCTTTGCCGCCTACCTGGCCGAACAGCCCAGCACGCGCCAAGGCACCTACACCTTTACCGTCGAGCGTGGCTTCGACGCCACCCGCAAGAGCCTGCTCCATGCCGAGATGGACAAAAAGCCCGGCAAGGGGCTGAAGCTGCGGGTCGGCGGCAGCGTGGTTTCGGTGACGTCGGGCACGCTGCATCTGCCCGGGTAGGGATTTTTCTCGACGCGGCTCAGAAAAACAGGGTTCGACGATGCAACACCCTCGGCTCAGCGCCGATTTGCAGGCGCAACTGGTCGCCGTCGTGGGTGCGGAACATCTGCTGCTCGACGAACAGATCCACGGCTATCTGGCCGACACTCTGGGCAGCAGGCGCCAACTGCTGGGAGTGGTGCGACCGGCTTCGACCGGGCAGGTGCAGGCGGTGGTGCGGCTGGCCGGTGACCATGGTCTGCCGCTCTACCCGATCAGCAGCGGACGCAACTGGGGCTACGGCAGCGCGCTGCCGGTGACCGACGGCTGCCTGCTGGTCGATCTGTCGCGCATGAAGCGGATTCTGCATCTCGACCCCGATCTGGCGCTGCTGACCGTCGAACCGGGGGTGACCCAGGGCGATCTGTGGCGCCATCTGCAACAGCAGCCACGGCGCTTTCTGGTGCCGGTGACCGGCGCCGGGCCCGATTGCAGCCTGATCGGAAACGCGCTGGAGCGCGGCTATGGCATCACCCCGGTGGCCGACCACTGTGCCGCGATCCAGTCGCTCGAAGCGGTGCTGCCCGATGGCACCCTCTACCGAGGGGCGCTGGCCACGCTCGGCCATGACGAGATCGAGGGCTGCTTCAAATGGGGTATCGGTCCCCACCTCGATGGACTCTTCAACCAGAGCAACCTCGGCATCGTCACCCGGATGACCTTTCAACTGGTGCCCGAACCGCAGTCGATGTTGGCGCTCTACTTCTGGCTCGATGACGACCAGAAGCTGGCGGCAGCGGTGCAGGCGATCCAGCAGCTGCTGCACCGGCTGCCGGGTCTGCTCGGCGGCGTCAACCTGATGAACAGCCGGCGGCTGCTGTCGATGATGGAGCCCTATCCGCACGAACAAATTGCGCCCGGCGGCATCATGTCCGATGCATTGGTGCAACAACTGGCGCGGCGAAACCGGGTGTCGGCCTGGATGGGTTTTGGGGCGCTTTACGGCGAGAAGCCGCTGCTGCGGGCCGCCCGCAAGGTGATTGCCCGCCAGTTGAAGGGGGTGGCGAGCCGGACACTGTTCCTGGCCCCCTCGACCATCCACCGGCTGCTGCCGTGGACCCAGCGGCTGCCCGGTGCGCCGGGGCGTCATCTGGCCGGTCTGGTCGAGACGCTCGACCGCAGCCTGCGGGTGGTGGCCGGCGAACCGAGCGAGATCGCCCTGCCACTGGCCTACTGGCGCAGCCGGCAGCCGCTGCCGGCGGGTGACTACCACCCGGCCCGCGATGGCTGTGGCTTGATCTGGTACGCGCCGCTGGTGCCGATGCGGCCGGAGGCGGTGGCGCGCTATCGGGAGATGGTCGAACGCATCTGCCCCGAACATGGCATCGAGCCGCTGATCACCTTTACGTCGATCTCGCCGCGCTGCTTCGACAGCACGGTGCCGATCCTGTTCGACCGCAGCGATGCGGTGGCGACCGCCCGCGCCCGCGCCTGCTACGACGCCCTGCTGGCGGCTGGACGTCAGCAGGGTTTCTTTCCCTATCGGCTGCATGTCGATGCGATGTCGGCGTTGATCGATGCCGACACCCCGCACTGGCGGATGGCGCTGAAGATCAAACAGGCGCTCGATCCGCGTGGGATCATCGCGCCGGGCCGTTACGCGCCGCTCGGCGAATCCGACTCCTGACCTTGCATCCCCGATGCTGGCTGAGCGCTTTGCAGATGTCGCCAGCGTGCCGGCGTGAAACAGGCCAGCAGCGGCGGCAGAAACAGCAGATTGGTGCCGAGTGCCAGCAGCATGATCAGCGTCGTCATCAGCCCGAGCTGGGCATTCTGGGTGAAGTCGGAGACCATCAGCACCGCAAAGCCGCAGCAGAGCGACAGGCTCGACACCACCACCCCGGGACCGGCTTCGCGATAGCTGTAGAGGGTTGCCTCGGCATGGGCATGACCCTGCGTCCGGCGTGCCTGGTCATATTTGTCGATCAGATGGATGGTGTTGTCGACGATGATGCCGAAGGTCATCGACAGCACCATCGACAGCGCCAGCCCCACCTCGGCCACACAGAACCACCAGATCGCAAAGGCATAGAAGGCCGGCACCATGTTGGGCACCAGGCCGACAAGGCTGATCTTCCATGACCTGAAGGCCAGCAGCAGCGTCAGCGCCATCAGCAGCTTGGCGACGACGGCACCATAGAGCATATAGCGGGTGTTGCGGTCGGTCATGTGCGCCAGCATCACCGACAGCCCCGAGCCTTGAGAGCGCATCTGCGGCGGCAGGTTGGCCTGCATCCACTGCTGCACCTGCTGGTCGAAGGCGATGGTCTCGACGGTGGAGAGCTTGTCGAGCGCCACGCTGACCCGGGTGCTCGACTTGTCGAAATTGAGCTGGTTGGTCAGATCGAGCCCGAATGGCAACGACATCTCATACAGCAGCAGATATTGGCTGGCCAATTCGCGGCTTTCGGGAATGCGGTAGTGGGCGGTCTCGCCCTGGTTCATCTCCTGATTCAGCTGCTTGAAGGTGTCGCTGATGCTGGCCACGTGCCGCACCCGTGGCTGGCTGCGCAGCCAGTGGGTGAAGGCATCCAGCTTCTGCAGAAACGCCGGTTCGGTGATGCCCATGTCACCCCCTGCGGCGAGCGGGTAGTCGATGAAGGTGACACCGGAGAGGTGCCGGTTGATCCAGTCGACATCCTGGCGGAATGGCACCTGTTCGGAGAACCAGTCGAGCGGGTTGTCACTGACCCGGTTGGCCATCGTCAATGGAATGGCCAGCACTGTCGAAATCCCCATGAACAGCAGCAGTGCCTTCTGGTGCCGGGTGGTACAGCGGCTCAGCCAGCACATCAGTGGGTCGAGCCGATCCTGCACGCTGCGGATCTCCACGCGGCGCTGCATGAAGGTGGCGACCGGCGCCAGCAGCAGGAAGGTGAGGATGAAGGTCACGGTCTGACCGATGGCGACGATGTTGCTCATCAGCCGATAGGGTGGCGAGTCGCTGAAGTTGACGGCCAGAAAACCGACCACCGTGGTGAAGGCGGTGAGGAACATCGGCATGAAGTTGGCGGTGATGCTCTGCGCCATCGCCTCGAGCGGCTGCACGCCCTTTTGCAGGCGGTGAAAATAGGCCAGCAGCAGGTGGACCGCATTGGCAATGGCGATCGGCATGATCATCGCCGAGCCGGCGATGCTGTCAGGCGTCAATCTGACCCCGAACCAGCCGACGGTGCCGAGCGCGACCGTCACCGAAAAGAGCATCAGCAGCACCACCAGCAGCACCGACCACAGGTGTGGAATGGCCAGGGCGATCATCAGTGTCATCACCAGCAGCACCAGCGGAAACAGCCGGGTGGTGTCCTGCGAGGTCGCCTCCGGAAAGGCCTGATTGGTGATCAGCTGCCCGCCGAGATGGAATTCGACATCGGGATGCTGGCGCGCGAAGCGCTCGACCAGTGCGCGGGTTGCACCCACCGCCGCGGCGGTCTCGGCCAGGTCATCCTGGTGTGGCAGCGTGAAGGAGATGTTGACCGCGGTCGCCTGCGCATCGGTTGCCAGCAGCAGGCCACGCAGCCGCGGCTCCTGCAGCGCGACCTGCCGCCGCTGGGCAATGGTGGCCTCATTCATCCGGTCGAGGTGGGCGAAGAGCGGCTCCACCACCAGCTCATCGCCTTCGGCCCGGCTGTACTGGAAGTTGGTGATCGAGTCGACGCGGTGGCTGTAGGGCAGGCTCCAGCCGGCGGTGGTCAGTGCCTCGATCAGCGCCAGCAGTGGCCGGTTGAACAGATCGCCCTGCCTGGCCCGAATCGCGATCAGGATGTTGTCATTGTTCGAATAGTCGGCCTGAATCCTGTTGTAGGCGGCCAGTTGCGGATCGGTGGCGGAAAAGTATTCGCGGTAGTCGACCGTGAGACTGAGAAAGCGGATGCCGTAGCTGCCAAACACGATCAGCAGCAGCATCGAGACGATGGAAAAGGTGCGGTGCTGAAGAATTTTCCTGGTGAGGTTGATGTTCATATGCGGGGCCGAAGGGTGGAATTACGGCTGGATGACCGGCGCCAGCGCCACGGCGATCGACGTTTTCAGCAGCTGCATTTCGCTTGACAGCCTGGGTGCCAGGGTCTGCT encodes:
- the katG gene encoding catalase/peroxidase HPI, encoding MSNEPKCPFHGSRTTAAAQSNSNWWPKRLNLKILSQHSAKSDPMDAGFDYAAEFEKLDYAALKADLKALMTDSQDWWPADWGHYGGLFIRMAWHSAGTYRIADGRGGAGTGNQRFAPLNSWPDNGNLDKARRLLWPIKRKYGKRISWADLMILAGNVALESMGFKTFGFGGGREDIWEPEEDVYWGAEAEWLATSDKPNSRYSGNRELENPLAAVQMGLIYVNPEGPDGNPDPVASGRDVRETFARMAMNDEETVALVAGGHTFGKAHGAGDPKLVGAEPEGAAIEEMGLGWKNAFGTGKGADTTTSGIEGAWKPNPTRWDNGYFDMLFGYEWELTKSPAGAHQWTPKNCKPEHLIPDAHDPSKKHPPMMTTADLSLRFDPIYEPIARRFWQNPDQFADAFARAWFKLTHRDMGPRGRYLGPEVPSEVLIWQDPVPAGRRDYDVAAVKAKIAASGLGVSDLVATAWDSARTFRGSDKRGGANGARIRLAPQKDWEANEPARLARVLGVLEGIAAATGASVADVIVLGGNVGIEQAAKAAGSDITVPFAPGRGDATAEQTDVESFAVLEPAADGFRNYMKAGVTSPAEELLLDRAQLLTLTAPEMTVLVGGLRALGAVHGGSRHGVLTTRPGVLTNDFFVNLLDMGVEWKAAGAGLYEAHDRATGAVKWTGTRADLVFGSNAELRAIAEVYASDDAAGKFVRDFVAAWVKVMNADRFDLG
- a CDS encoding MMPL family transporter produces the protein MNINLTRKILQHRTFSIVSMLLLIVFGSYGIRFLSLTVDYREYFSATDPQLAAYNRIQADYSNNDNILIAIRARQGDLFNRPLLALIEALTTAGWSLPYSHRVDSITNFQYSRAEGDELVVEPLFAHLDRMNEATIAQRRQVALQEPRLRGLLLATDAQATAVNISFTLPHQDDLAETAAAVGATRALVERFARQHPDVEFHLGGQLITNQAFPEATSQDTTRLFPLVLLVMTLMIALAIPHLWSVLLVVLLMLFSVTVALGTVGWFGVRLTPDSIAGSAMIMPIAIANAVHLLLAYFHRLQKGVQPLEAMAQSITANFMPMFLTAFTTVVGFLAVNFSDSPPYRLMSNIVAIGQTVTFILTFLLLAPVATFMQRRVEIRSVQDRLDPLMCWLSRCTTRHQKALLLFMGISTVLAIPLTMANRVSDNPLDWFSEQVPFRQDVDWINRHLSGVTFIDYPLAAGGDMGITEPAFLQKLDAFTHWLRSQPRVRHVASISDTFKQLNQEMNQGETAHYRIPESRELASQYLLLYEMSLPFGLDLTNQLNFDKSSTRVSVALDKLSTVETIAFDQQVQQWMQANLPPQMRSQGSGLSVMLAHMTDRNTRYMLYGAVVAKLLMALTLLLAFRSWKISLVGLVPNMVPAFYAFAIWWFCVAEVGLALSMVLSMTFGIIVDNTIHLIDKYDQARRTQGHAHAEATLYSYREAGPGVVVSSLSLCCGFAVLMVSDFTQNAQLGLMTTLIMLLALGTNLLFLPPLLACFTPARWRHLQSAQPASGMQGQESDSPSGA
- a CDS encoding FAD-binding oxidoreductase, whose translation is MQHPRLSADLQAQLVAVVGAEHLLLDEQIHGYLADTLGSRRQLLGVVRPASTGQVQAVVRLAGDHGLPLYPISSGRNWGYGSALPVTDGCLLVDLSRMKRILHLDPDLALLTVEPGVTQGDLWRHLQQQPRRFLVPVTGAGPDCSLIGNALERGYGITPVADHCAAIQSLEAVLPDGTLYRGALATLGHDEIEGCFKWGIGPHLDGLFNQSNLGIVTRMTFQLVPEPQSMLALYFWLDDDQKLAAAVQAIQQLLHRLPGLLGGVNLMNSRRLLSMMEPYPHEQIAPGGIMSDALVQQLARRNRVSAWMGFGALYGEKPLLRAARKVIARQLKGVASRTLFLAPSTIHRLLPWTQRLPGAPGRHLAGLVETLDRSLRVVAGEPSEIALPLAYWRSRQPLPAGDYHPARDGCGLIWYAPLVPMRPEAVARYREMVERICPEHGIEPLITFTSISPRCFDSTVPILFDRSDAVATARARACYDALLAAGRQQGFFPYRLHVDAMSALIDADTPHWRMALKIKQALDPRGIIAPGRYAPLGESDS
- a CDS encoding glucose 1-dehydrogenase, with amino-acid sequence MTRLADKFALVTGGASGLGRAQSLTMAREGAAVAVTDLNIAGAEAVAAEIRAQGGRAIALPHDVADESSWQEVMGQTLNQFGRLSILVNNAGIAASVDAEEGSLADWRHLMSINLDGVFLGVKHGIRALKQSGGGSIINISSIMGLIGSPGSGAYNASKGGVRLLTKSAALYCAKAGYGIRVNSVHPGFIDTPMIQRIMQGPQAEAARQNLIALHPIGRLGVPQDIANGVLFLASDESAFVTGSELVIDGGYTAQ
- a CDS encoding MBL fold metallo-hydrolase, with the translated sequence MEVWKIGAATITRVVDLVSRIPATALVPDATLENLAPLMHWLKPHFLNDDGTFALSIHTFLIESCGARILVDTCIGNHKPRGLPDWNMREGRYLEELASLGAPRESIDRVLCTHLHVDHVGWNTMKSGTQWLPTFPNARYLIGEAEWGYWQNEEDPFGKEARADSILPIFAAGLVDLVDANHRINDEVCLIPTPGHTPGHVSVMVTSQGARAVITGDMLHHPLQVARPQWRDIADVDPDQARATRHEFLNRFSDGATLVLGTHFATPTAGRIVRDGDSYRFEV
- a CDS encoding PhzF family phenazine biosynthesis protein; this translates as MELAFHTTDVFTNHPFGGAQVAVFPVADGLEPEQMQQIASEMNLSETLFVLSTDTPQQRRVRIFTPDREVDFAGHTVLAAGHVLGSIGAIPLQEGDTRLDLLHNFGPVEVHLTVSQSQPNFVQFTHTVHPVVDRFVPTDEELAAILSLERRAIGLDKFRPLLVSCDHPYLIVPLRSLDALQQARFNHGAWAESLAPSMLAQQILLFCRQTESSEANFHARLVGPQVGPHDDPPVGAALPAFAAYLAEQPSTRQGTYTFTVERGFDATRKSLLHAEMDKKPGKGLKLRVGGSVVSVTSGTLHLPG
- a CDS encoding sulfate ABC transporter ATP-binding protein codes for the protein MSIQVESLHKKFGDFTALDNVTLEFPSGELVALLGPSGCGKTTLLRIIAGLESPDSGSVAFFGEETTQLHVRERHVGFVFQHYALFRHMTVFDNVAFGLSVRPKKHRPDKATIVRRVHELLELVQLDWLADRYPHQLSGGQRQRIALARALAVEPRVLLLDEPFGALDAKVRKDLRRWLRTLHDELHITSIFVTHDQEEAMEVADRIVVLNKGRIEQTGTPDEIYNDPATPFVYDFIGHVNLFHSRVDHGWAHIGDYRVAAPEHHDIRDQAAVAYVRPHDIELSEQPSEGAMAARIVHVSTAGSVLRIELQSQHNSDLLHVELPRAQQRSLNLTVGAQVFARPTSSKVFLQG